The proteins below come from a single Zea mays cultivar B73 chromosome 8, Zm-B73-REFERENCE-NAM-5.0, whole genome shotgun sequence genomic window:
- the LOC109941588 gene encoding uncharacterized protein produces the protein MEYWTGVELSDNFTQADMKNFRLKLAAILLSSDLNKRKGCLLYKNNTNKSTEDNEIDSSDVEILEPSPNPNKRKRIPQISPEDDPVLLYFEEICAKEENDVTSTPTSVDRCDNDSLMSGLFTKDMPVTKADMIEFLCDYIMTIQGGTILEAKWIRSFKPYMIDLSVKTLQELLNVNQDMPTDCFDMAIRVLPHNEPKRLSIAKRKITKHYMDLRFCEMCGFDEETKSCKDPSAIELAETLTNWPQMNYYITLCKFVLMPWRYSTGYVLFMINHANKFVSVFNFTPTPE, from the exons TGGCCGCTATTTTATTGTCTTCGGATTTGAATAAGAGAAAGGGATGTCTGTTATATAAAAATAATACAAATAAAAGTACAGAAGACAATGAGATTGACTCCAGTGATGTTGAGATTTTAGAACCCTCCCCAAATCCTAACAAGAGGAAACGAATCCCTCAGATTAGCCCAGAAGATGATCCTGTATTATTATATTTTGAAGAAATATGTGCCAAAGAAGAGAATGATGTCACCTCTACTCCAACCTCTGTTGATAGATGTGACAATGACTCTTTAATGAGTGGTCTTTTCACCAAGGATATGCCAGTGACAAAAGCAGATATGATAGAGTTTCTATGCGATTATATCATGACAATTCAAGGTGGCACAATTTTAGA GGCTAAATGGATTCGAAGCTTCAAACCATACATGATAGATTTGTCTGTCAAGACACTACAAGAATTGTTAAATGTGAATCAAGATATGCCTACAGATTGTTTCGACATGGCTATTCGAGTTCTTCCTCATAATGAACCAAAGAGGTTGTCAATTGCAAAACGAAAGATTACAAAACACTATATGGACCTGCGTTTTTGT GAAATGTGTGGTTTTGACGAAGAAACAAAGTCTTGTAAGGATCCTAGCGCGATAGAATTAGCAGAAACATTAACTAATTGGCCTCAAATGAATTATTACATCACACTTTGCAAATTT gttcttatgccatggaGATACTCTACAGGTTATGTACTTTTCATGATTAATCATGCAAACAAATTTGTGTCTGTGTTTAATTTCACACCTACTCCAGAATGA